From a region of the Salvelinus fontinalis isolate EN_2023a chromosome 13, ASM2944872v1, whole genome shotgun sequence genome:
- the ripply1 gene encoding protein ripply1, with protein sequence MSTACLIVKQTPFVVAPRPVGMDTRPQTNDSYESLWRPWLTTKKNMQRECQRSRQSCPYSRPTDYTPAAPGLFPFNGKSQSFQHPVRLFWPKSKSFDYLYSDGEALLRNFPVQATISFYEESDSEDDEEDEEWEEEMYSEEKEYLERQSHDTSYN encoded by the exons ATGAGTACCGCATGTCTGATCGTCAAACAGACGCCCTTCGTTGTTGCTCCACGCCCGGTAGGGATGGACACTCGTCCGCAGACAAATGACAG TTATGAATCACTATGGAGACCTTGGCTCACGACCAAGAAGAATATGCAACGGGAATGCCAGAGAAGCAGACAGTCATGT CCTTACTCCAGACCTACAGACTACACCCCTGCAGCTCCAGGTCTCTTTCCATTCAATGGGAAGTCCCAGTCCTTCCAGCACCCTGTCAG ACTTTTCTGGCCCAAGTCCAAGTCGTTTGACTACCTGTACAGCGACGGAGAGGCTCTCCTGAGGAACTTCCCTGTCCAGGCCACCATCAGTTTCTATGAGGAGTCCGACAGCGAGGAtgacgaggaggacgaggagtGGGAAGAAGAAATGTACAGCGAGGAAAAGGAGTACCTCGAGCGTCAGTCCCACGACACCAGCTACAACTGA